Proteins co-encoded in one Hyla sarda isolate aHylSar1 chromosome 4, aHylSar1.hap1, whole genome shotgun sequence genomic window:
- the MISP3 gene encoding uncharacterized protein MISP3: MASEQKLPSTDENQSSATTATSIDTIHPSHDSKQPSSCASDNGLQGEPETHPVTTSPEDRREQVEGTSEGYGGITGGEQVGGDGAGKEEKTTEEKVTCDDAPHQVTDKGALGNEEEVPVGILVSVEESSPLEEGADQPAQVTGEETEELGTRGQTTGDKEEPQETRTQETGEETEEKGTGDEKEEQDKTEETCPQSTGEGTGPQNKDEESAPQVTIPEISEPQGSDEESAPQVTDTGVDQNAQMSSAGEKWIDMMVHTIVTEVTGDGVCTGEQEADVEAADSITVMKEGEEHSSIQETGTMTGEQVTLQGAGAAVQVTTDGEVSTYNTDIALQVRAEDAGAEQVTGGTAGIDTQVEETASHREDSAGAQVTATAEEVLEEVRRDLEAGGQVIASGAEADREVTPDLNALPGREEIIDPDQPVACREKEWPSLICTASEVRTVTEEQGDSQQGSVTPKEPSAETSDMKEREIGEDVYTANPETPIEREIRLTMEREMTLRQERGISSPVGNPEFVEVRRRTISVEPAAVFGKERQLAGVQMQREIQLETQRERDLVELGKVMGTYDRGPQQELQERKMIFESMNTEPSDVPIKKKQSESQQQPTPQEAPPSNIPESTNHVLPARETKKGPSYTEANGSNVIIIEHSNMLRRSVLGNASSSAPADSRRSTPADYYRSAPADSSRSTPAETSRTNWSGSPLPNSADSPVPPGSPYQLLRSPSPRSLLEQEIEEVKERERELQRQRSSIYGRDDSARETTQKKQEVTSDVQSVYQPERPNWRKLEVNWPPNKEAAQNGQQQVSDSPRSRPQRIALIKSWESGTPNPKDDE, translated from the exons ATGGCGTCAGAGCAGAAACTACCGAGCACCGATGAGAACCAGTCCAGTGCCACCACTGCAACCAGCATAGACACCATCCACCCTTCACATGACAGTaaacaacccagcagctgtgCTTCTGATAACGGCCTCCAGGGGGAGCCAGAGACACATCCTGTCACAACCTCACCTGAGGATAGGAGAGAACAGGTAGAGGGAACAAGTGAAGGgtatggggggattacaggagGAGAACAGGTAGGGGGAGACGGAGCTGGAAAGGAGGAGAAGACTACAGAAGAGAAGGTGACTTGTGACGACGCACCTCACCAGGTGACTGATAAAGGGGCTTTAGGGAATGAGGAGGAAGTACCTGTAGGAATATTGGTGTCAGTGGAGGAAAGCAGCCCATTGGAGGAGGGAGCAGACCAACCGGCACAGGTGACGGGTGAGGAGACAGAAGAGCTAGGAACAAGAGGACAGACAACAGGAGACAAGGAAGAACCACAAGAGACCAGAACACAGGAGACAGGTGAAGAGACTGAGGAGAAAGGAACAGGTGATGAGAAAGAGGAACAGGATAAAACTGAAGAGACATGTCCTCAAAGTACAGGTGAGGGGACAGGCCCCCAAAATAAAGATGAAGAGAGTGCTCCACAAGTCACCATTCCTGAGATAAGTGAGCCTCAAGGATCAGACGAGGAGAGTGCTCCTCAGGTGACTGACACAGGTGTGGACCAGAATGCACAGATGTCTAGTGCAGGTGAGAAGTGGATAGACATGATGGTCCACACTATAGTGACTGAAGTGACAGGTGACGGGGTCTGTACAGGTGAACAAGAAGCAGATGTGGAGGCTGCAGATTCCATAACAGTGATGAAAGAGGGTGAGGAACATTCCTCTATACAAGAGACAGGAACAATGACAGGTGAACAGGTGACATTACAGGGAGCAGGTGCAGCCGTACAGGTGACTACAGACGGAGAAGTGTCTACATACAACACAGACATAGCTCTACAGGTGAGGGCTGAGGACGCAGGAGCAGAACAGGTGACTGGAGGAACAGCAGGTATAGACACGCAGGTAGAAGAGACAGCTTCACACAGGGAAGACTCAGCAGGTGCACAGGTGACTGCCACAGCCGAGGAAGTACTGGAGGAAGTAAGAAGAGACTTGGAAGCCGGTGGACAGGTTATAGCCTCAGGAGCGGAAGCAGACAGGGAAGTGACACCTGATCTGAACGCACTCCCTGGCAGGGAGGAGATCATAGACCCAGACCAGCCAGTAGCATGCCGGGAGAAGGAGTGGCCGTCTCTTATTTGCACTGCCAGTGAGGTAAGAACAGTCACAGAAGAGCAGGGAGACTCACAGCAAGGGTCAGTTACACCTAAGGAACCTTCTGCCGAGACATCTGACATGAAGGAAAGGGAAATTGGAGAAGATGTGTATACTGCGAACCCCGAAACCCCCATAGAGCGCGAGATCCGCCTGACCATGGAAAGAGAGATGACTCTACGTCAAGAGAGGGGCATCAGCTCCCCTGTTGGGAATCCAGAGTTCGTCGAGGTGCGGAGAAGGACAATATCGGTGGAGCCGGCGGCAGTTTTTGGCAAAGAACGTCAGCTGGCAGGGGTACAGATGCAGAGGGAGATCCAGCTGGAGACCCAGAGAGAGCGAGACTTGGTGGAGCTGGGCAAAGTGATGGGAACCTATGACCGTGGGCCTCAGCaagagctgcaggaaaggaaaatGATCTTTGAGAGCATGAACACAG AGCCATCCGACGTTCCCATAAAGAAGAAGCAAAGTGAGTCCCAGCAGCAACCAACGCCTCAGGAAGCTCCTCCATCAAACATCCCTGAATCAACCAACCATGTGCTTCCTGCAAGAGAGACCAAGAAGGGGCCTTCATATACTGAGGCCAATGGCAGCAATGTTATCATCATAGAGCACAGCAATATGCTTAGAAGGTCTGTTTTAGGGAATGCCTCTAGCTCCGCCCCTGCTGATTCCCGTCGCTCCACCCCAGCTGATTACTACCGCTCCGCCCCCGCGGATTCCAGCCGATCCACCCCTGCTGAGACCTCCCGCACAAACTggtcaggatctcctctccctaacTCTGCTGACTCCCCCGTTCCTCCTGGAAGCCCTTACCAGCTGCTCCGATCACCAAGTCCACGCTCCCTGCTGGAGCAAGAAATAGAAGAGGTGAAAGAGAGAGAGCGGGAACTTCAGAGGCAAAGAAGTAGTATATATGGGCGGGACGACAGTGCTAGGGAGACCACACAGAAGAAACAAGAGGTCACTTCTGATGTCCAAAGTGTCTACCAACCAG AGCGTCCAAATTGGAGGAAGTTAGAGGTTAACTGGCCACCGAACAAAGAGGCTGCGCAGAATGGACAACAACAG